A section of the Spirosoma pollinicola genome encodes:
- a CDS encoding DNA topoisomerase IB — translation MNLLELAHDPAETAKAARLVYMNDTMPGIKRQRNRDQFMYVDHTGNEVDDPDTLTRIRSLILPPAWENVWISPRVNGHLQATGIDTKNRKQYRYHAKWNAIRSQTKFFRMEAFGEALPLLRERLTNDLKKRELTREKVIAIALSVMEQTLIRVGNAAYEKEYGSYGLTTLKDRHVKLEGQEARFSFKGKKGIYHDITLHDRRLSRLVKACREIPGKELFQYFDENGDRHPIDSGMVNAYLHETMGDDFSAKDFRTWAGTVNALRLLAELEPCETEKELKKNVNTVLDQVSHQLGNTRTVCRKHYVHPQVLEAYECQDLNPYIKQKARFKQTSPYGLDGIEKLLLKFLKDEIKTVVKSNKAAKLVA, via the coding sequence GTGAATTTATTGGAATTAGCACACGACCCAGCCGAAACGGCAAAGGCGGCTCGTCTGGTTTATATGAATGACACCATGCCGGGCATTAAACGTCAGCGGAATCGGGATCAATTCATGTATGTCGACCACACCGGCAACGAGGTAGATGACCCTGACACGCTGACGCGAATTCGCAGCCTTATTTTGCCCCCTGCCTGGGAAAATGTCTGGATCAGCCCCAGGGTGAATGGTCACCTACAGGCAACGGGAATCGACACAAAGAATCGAAAACAGTACCGTTACCATGCGAAGTGGAATGCGATCCGGAGTCAGACAAAGTTCTTTCGGATGGAAGCGTTTGGCGAGGCCCTGCCCCTACTGCGCGAACGCCTGACAAACGACTTAAAAAAGCGTGAGTTAACCCGGGAGAAAGTGATTGCCATTGCCCTGAGCGTTATGGAACAAACGCTGATTCGGGTGGGAAATGCCGCCTATGAAAAAGAATATGGCTCGTATGGCTTGACAACCCTGAAAGACAGGCATGTAAAACTGGAAGGACAGGAAGCCCGGTTTAGCTTTAAAGGTAAAAAAGGGATTTACCACGATATCACGCTGCACGACCGCCGGTTATCCCGTTTGGTGAAAGCCTGCCGCGAAATTCCCGGTAAAGAATTATTCCAGTATTTTGACGAAAACGGCGACCGCCATCCTATAGATTCTGGCATGGTGAATGCTTATCTGCACGAAACGATGGGCGATGATTTCTCGGCAAAGGATTTCCGCACCTGGGCAGGTACCGTTAATGCTCTCCGGCTATTAGCCGAATTGGAACCCTGCGAAACGGAAAAAGAACTTAAAAAAAATGTGAATACTGTTTTAGATCAGGTCTCTCATCAATTGGGGAACACACGAACCGTTTGCCGGAAGCACTATGTTCACCCACAGGTTTTAGAAGCATATGAGTGTCAAGATCTTAACCCCTACATCAAACAGAAAGCCCGTTTCAAACAAACCAGCCCATACGGCTTGGATGGGATCGAGAAGTTGTTGCTCAAATTTCTGAAAGATGAGATCAAAACAGTTGTAAAGAGCAATAAAGCAGCAAAATTGGTAGCCTGA
- the porN gene encoding type IX secretion system ring subunit PorN/GldN, whose amino-acid sequence MTQNRTIRYAGVLAVAALALAGGEVLAQEKANSGVNANSVRGINENDIMMKKTLWRRIDLKEKQNQSMFSKNNEISKYLIDAVKAGLIDAYANDSCTTKITAEKFHENMLIPNTGGGLSAEEKAAGFTEDGKTAGATDGWDAPKDKKKPVDDGWGTPKKAAAQPADDGWGTPKKKSSVAANKKGKKGKVVAPVVEAPKDTVAVAAAAPAFSGDEYFPKELNILEVKEDWIFDRKRSRLYYDMQTVTLLLPADKNQAGFEKPIASFKYKDLDKLFRSDPKKFIWYNPQNQAQHKNLADAFDLRLFYGRITKVANPGDTDLVGMYGDREGLLKSYQTEYELMETEHGLWEY is encoded by the coding sequence ATGACACAAAATAGAACGATACGATATGCTGGTGTGCTGGCAGTAGCAGCGCTGGCACTGGCGGGAGGAGAAGTCCTGGCTCAGGAGAAAGCGAATAGTGGCGTAAATGCTAATTCTGTTCGTGGAATTAACGAGAACGACATCATGATGAAGAAAACCCTTTGGCGTCGGATTGACCTGAAGGAGAAACAGAATCAGTCGATGTTCTCGAAGAACAATGAGATTTCTAAATATCTGATTGATGCCGTGAAAGCTGGGTTGATTGATGCGTATGCAAATGATTCGTGTACGACAAAGATAACAGCCGAGAAATTTCACGAAAATATGCTGATTCCAAATACCGGTGGAGGTTTGTCGGCTGAGGAAAAAGCAGCTGGTTTTACTGAAGATGGTAAAACTGCCGGAGCTACCGATGGTTGGGATGCACCTAAAGATAAGAAGAAGCCAGTCGATGATGGTTGGGGAACGCCTAAGAAAGCTGCTGCACAACCCGCAGATGATGGCTGGGGAACCCCAAAGAAAAAGTCATCAGTAGCTGCTAACAAGAAAGGTAAAAAAGGTAAAGTTGTTGCTCCTGTTGTTGAAGCGCCCAAGGATACGGTAGCTGTTGCAGCGGCTGCACCTGCGTTTTCTGGCGATGAATACTTCCCTAAAGAACTGAATATTCTTGAAGTTAAAGAAGATTGGATCTTTGATCGGAAGCGCTCACGGCTGTATTATGATATGCAGACAGTAACACTTTTATTGCCAGCTGATAAAAACCAGGCTGGTTTTGAAAAGCCGATAGCTTCGTTCAAGTATAAAGATCTGGATAAGCTTTTCCGCAGTGATCCAAAGAAATTCATTTGGTATAACCCACAAAATCAGGCTCAACACAAAAACCTGGCCGATGCTTTTGACCTCCGGTTGTTTTATGGTCGGATTACTAAAGTAGCTAACCCTGGTGATACTGACTTGGTAGGGATGTATGGTGACCGCGAAGGCTTACTTAAATCGTATCAGACAGAATATGAATTGATGGAAACCGAGCACGGTCTCTGGGAATATTAA
- a CDS encoding uroporphyrinogen-III synthase, whose product MNETSMQSTENRLTKVNRLLVTQSRPADEKSPYFDLVSKYNLQIDFRPFIQIQGESFKDFRRQKINILAHTAIIFTSRNAIDHFFRICQEGRVDVPADMKYFCISEQTANYLQKYIVIRKRKIFNGTKTASELFDLIKKHKTEKFLFPCSNIRRNDIPEFMDTSGLHFTEAVMYDTVPTDLSDLDIESYDIIAFFSPSGVSSLKSNFPNFNQNGTRMAAFGPTTARAITEAGLTLDIEAPLPNAPSMTGALDLYLKKANNQ is encoded by the coding sequence ATGAACGAAACTAGTATGCAATCCACCGAAAACCGGCTCACGAAAGTAAACCGGCTGTTAGTGACCCAATCCCGACCCGCCGACGAAAAATCTCCTTACTTTGATTTAGTTAGCAAGTATAATCTTCAAATCGACTTCCGCCCATTCATTCAGATTCAGGGCGAATCGTTTAAAGATTTTCGGCGTCAGAAAATTAATATCCTGGCTCATACGGCTATTATTTTTACCAGCCGGAATGCCATAGATCATTTTTTTCGGATTTGTCAGGAGGGGCGTGTCGATGTGCCAGCTGATATGAAATACTTCTGTATTTCGGAGCAAACGGCCAATTACCTGCAGAAATACATCGTTATTCGAAAGCGCAAGATTTTTAACGGGACTAAAACGGCTAGTGAATTATTTGACCTGATCAAGAAACACAAGACCGAAAAATTCCTGTTCCCCTGCTCGAACATACGGCGTAATGATATCCCCGAATTCATGGATACCAGTGGGCTTCATTTTACGGAGGCTGTAATGTACGATACCGTACCTACTGATCTGTCGGATCTGGATATTGAGAGTTACGATATTATCGCTTTCTTTAGTCCTTCGGGTGTTAGTTCGTTAAAGAGCAACTTCCCAAACTTCAATCAAAATGGTACCCGGATGGCAGCCTTTGGCCCAACCACGGCCAGAGCGATTACAGAAGCAGGTTTGACACTTGATATTGAGGCTCCATTGCCAAACGCTCCTTCCATGACAGGCGCACTGGATCTGTATCTAAAAAAGGCTAACAATCAATAA
- the porK gene encoding T9SS ring complex lipoprotein PorK/GldK has protein sequence MMNYNWLTVNATRIVMGAAVILLMQGCGFLKSKFGGKGGKGGDVGVTNGEVTATGRKGWKQPTPFGMVLVPSGSFIMGQADEDVAATQINMNRQVTISSFYMDDAEISNHEYRQYVNALMADSVSTLGEEEIMSKYYPDTTVWKNDFTYHNGDPMLEHYYGHPAFDTYPVVGVSWIAAKHFCKWRTNTLDDFRTKDGGYKSFGFRLPSEAEWEWAARGGKNGAKYPWGNPYVANGKGCYLANFKPQRGNFDADGYPYTAPATAYNPNDYGLYNMAGNVAEWCRDAYADNTNAIVWDMNPDNQNADEPRKVVRGGSWKDIAYYLETGTRSYEYEDQKRSYIGFRCIMDNLEGRTASGRASSGKAKSSKKASAKKA, from the coding sequence ATGATGAATTATAACTGGTTAACAGTCAACGCAACCCGGATAGTGATGGGCGCAGCAGTCATACTGCTAATGCAAGGTTGTGGCTTTCTGAAGTCAAAATTTGGTGGTAAGGGTGGAAAAGGTGGCGATGTAGGCGTTACAAACGGTGAAGTTACAGCCACCGGGCGTAAAGGCTGGAAACAGCCGACTCCCTTTGGTATGGTACTGGTTCCATCAGGATCATTTATTATGGGTCAGGCCGATGAAGATGTGGCGGCTACTCAAATTAACATGAACCGGCAGGTAACGATCAGTTCGTTTTATATGGACGACGCCGAGATTTCGAACCACGAATATCGGCAGTATGTCAATGCACTGATGGCTGATTCCGTATCGACTTTGGGCGAAGAGGAAATCATGTCTAAATATTATCCTGACACGACTGTTTGGAAAAATGACTTTACCTATCACAATGGTGATCCCATGCTGGAGCACTATTATGGACACCCTGCCTTCGACACCTATCCTGTCGTTGGTGTTAGCTGGATTGCGGCAAAACACTTCTGTAAGTGGCGTACCAATACACTCGATGATTTCCGTACAAAAGATGGCGGTTATAAGTCGTTTGGTTTCCGTCTCCCTTCAGAGGCCGAGTGGGAGTGGGCTGCACGGGGTGGCAAAAATGGAGCTAAATATCCGTGGGGTAACCCATATGTTGCCAACGGCAAAGGTTGCTATCTGGCAAACTTTAAACCACAACGGGGTAACTTTGATGCTGATGGCTACCCATATACAGCCCCTGCAACGGCATATAATCCGAATGATTACGGCTTGTACAATATGGCTGGTAACGTTGCCGAATGGTGCCGGGATGCCTATGCTGATAACACGAACGCTATTGTTTGGGATATGAACCCGGACAATCAGAACGCCGATGAGCCTCGTAAAGTGGTTCGGGGTGGTTCTTGGAAAGACATTGCTTACTACCTCGAAACAGGTACTCGTTCATACGAGTATGAAGATCAGAAACGCTCGTACATTGGTTTCCGTTGCATAATGGACAACCTGGAAGGTCGTACGGCATCAGGGCGGGCAAGCAGTGGCAAGGCTAAATCAAGCAAAAAGGCCTCAGCCAAGAAAGCATAA
- a CDS encoding PorP/SprF family type IX secretion system membrane protein: MIRTLYVFAFLLLTIVAPTAFAQQDPQFSLYMYNPLYYNPAAAGSEGVSRLQLTHRTQYLGYQTAGTGDGSAAQSTQMISFNMPLAKIKSGIGIYALNDKYGPSINQAVQISYAYRMTLKNGTLSLGVQGGMFNRGYDFDQFRPSDPGDPLLTTGRINQFKPDIGAGVYYNTTDYWLGVSMTHLNKANYSYIADRTTEPSDSKAYLTAGYRLGMGYNIDLQPSILVQYSTVAGFPGSNVALNLLGTYDNRFWAGVGYRFKDALMATVGINLMRNNALRIGYSLDVVTSGTQIKSATSHELLFSYALPAPDVRKKPIIRTPRFRY; this comes from the coding sequence ATGATTCGCACACTCTACGTTTTTGCTTTCTTATTGCTGACGATTGTTGCTCCAACCGCCTTTGCTCAGCAGGACCCTCAATTTAGTCTGTATATGTATAACCCCCTTTATTACAACCCGGCTGCGGCCGGGTCAGAGGGTGTATCACGGCTACAGCTTACGCACAGAACACAGTATTTGGGGTATCAAACGGCTGGCACAGGGGATGGAAGTGCTGCACAAAGCACACAAATGATCTCATTCAACATGCCACTGGCTAAAATCAAAAGTGGTATTGGTATTTATGCGCTTAACGATAAATATGGCCCATCCATAAATCAGGCCGTGCAGATATCGTATGCCTATCGGATGACCTTAAAAAACGGAACTTTGTCTTTGGGCGTTCAGGGTGGAATGTTCAATCGGGGCTATGACTTTGACCAATTCCGTCCAAGTGACCCTGGTGATCCGTTGCTTACTACCGGACGCATCAATCAATTCAAGCCTGATATTGGTGCCGGCGTATACTATAATACGACAGATTATTGGCTGGGTGTAAGTATGACACACTTAAACAAGGCCAATTACAGTTATATAGCCGACCGTACAACGGAACCGTCTGACAGTAAAGCTTACTTAACAGCAGGTTACCGCTTGGGGATGGGTTATAATATCGATCTACAGCCCTCCATATTGGTGCAGTATAGTACTGTTGCGGGTTTTCCCGGATCCAATGTTGCTCTAAACTTACTGGGAACTTATGATAACCGTTTCTGGGCGGGCGTTGGCTATCGGTTTAAAGATGCTTTGATGGCTACGGTAGGTATTAACCTGATGCGTAATAATGCCTTGAGAATTGGTTATTCATTAGATGTCGTAACAAGCGGCACGCAGATAAAGAGCGCAACGTCGCATGAGTTGTTATTTTCTTATGCACTGCCCGCACCTGATGTCAGGAAGAAGCCAATTATCAGGACTCCGCGTTTCCGGTATTAG
- the porM gene encoding type IX secretion system motor protein PorM/GldM: MAGTKETPRQKMIGMMYLVLTALLALQVTSAILEKFVLINNSLEQSVGAVSKVNQSTFDNIRATVEKSGNRATDLAIVKQADEVRKLTTEVSGEIDKLKDQIVTASGGRDEAGNIKNLSEEESVAQLMIGTNRNGQAFKLKDQLNGYIENLNRLSGNKYAPMALDGKDDPIASLSPDQKRKDFAELNFAQTPVPAALAVLSQKQSDVRRLEGEVLDVLASKVGAQDVKFDKIIAMLSMDSKVVVAGTKFKGQMFLAASSSGIQPRMSLNGGAVRMQDGQGIIEFTAQGGAYDKNGLARRTLTGSIAYQTAAGLKTVPLTAEYFVAKPSYQIETGTLPPLYLGCANKLSIQSPQLGALWNPNITANGAAVIQSGEKGKVTVVPSAATVALNVSNGGSLLGTETFKVSKVPRPTLQISVGGTLTNDPRGVPVSSARSVKIQAVPDPSFAIFSPEDARFRTTGATISLVRGTRRVTSVTVGPGGGSIATLAAEAQPGDRLVIQVDGVQRQNFRGEISDVPMGSPLSQVSLY; this comes from the coding sequence ATGGCAGGCACAAAAGAGACACCCCGTCAGAAGATGATCGGGATGATGTATCTGGTTTTGACCGCATTACTGGCTCTGCAAGTCACGTCGGCCATTCTGGAGAAATTCGTTTTAATTAATAACAGTTTAGAGCAGTCCGTCGGAGCCGTTAGTAAGGTAAACCAGTCTACATTTGACAATATTCGGGCAACCGTCGAAAAGTCAGGTAACCGGGCTACTGATCTGGCTATTGTCAAACAAGCCGATGAAGTCCGGAAGTTAACAACTGAAGTAAGTGGCGAAATTGACAAGTTGAAAGATCAAATCGTAACCGCAAGCGGTGGTCGTGACGAAGCGGGTAATATCAAAAATCTGAGCGAAGAAGAATCCGTCGCTCAACTTATGATCGGTACAAACCGTAACGGGCAAGCATTCAAACTGAAAGATCAGTTAAACGGATACATTGAAAACCTGAACAGACTTTCGGGCAATAAATACGCTCCGATGGCATTAGACGGTAAAGACGATCCAATTGCCAGTCTTTCTCCCGATCAGAAAAGAAAAGATTTTGCCGAACTGAATTTTGCTCAAACGCCGGTACCGGCAGCATTGGCAGTGTTAAGCCAAAAGCAATCTGACGTTCGTCGGCTTGAAGGTGAAGTACTCGACGTGCTGGCTAGTAAAGTTGGTGCGCAGGATGTTAAATTCGACAAAATCATTGCCATGCTTAGCATGGATTCTAAAGTAGTTGTTGCCGGCACGAAGTTTAAAGGACAGATGTTCCTGGCTGCTTCATCGTCGGGCATTCAACCACGAATGAGCTTGAATGGTGGAGCTGTGCGTATGCAGGATGGGCAGGGTATTATTGAGTTCACGGCTCAGGGTGGTGCATATGACAAAAATGGTCTGGCCCGTCGTACATTGACAGGCTCCATTGCCTATCAGACTGCAGCGGGTTTGAAAACGGTTCCGCTCACGGCAGAATATTTCGTGGCTAAGCCATCATATCAAATTGAGACAGGAACTTTACCTCCTTTGTATCTTGGCTGTGCAAATAAACTGAGCATTCAAAGCCCTCAATTAGGCGCTCTATGGAATCCAAACATCACTGCCAATGGGGCTGCTGTCATTCAATCCGGAGAAAAAGGGAAAGTGACCGTTGTGCCAAGTGCGGCTACTGTTGCGCTGAACGTAAGTAATGGTGGTAGCTTACTAGGTACTGAAACATTTAAGGTATCTAAGGTGCCGCGTCCAACCTTACAAATATCAGTTGGTGGCACTTTGACAAATGATCCTCGAGGTGTTCCAGTTTCTTCAGCGAGAAGTGTAAAGATTCAGGCAGTTCCGGATCCAAGTTTTGCTATCTTTTCACCAGAGGATGCAAGATTCCGTACAACAGGTGCAACTATCTCTTTAGTAAGAGGTACACGTCGAGTTACATCTGTGACTGTAGGTCCCGGAGGAGGTTCTATTGCTACACTAGCGGCTGAAGCTCAACCTGGCGATCGCCTTGTTATTCAGGTAGATGGTGTACAACGCCAGAATTTTAGGGGTGAAATTAGTGACGTACCGATGGGCAGTCCGCTTTCACAGGTTTCGCTTTACTAG
- a CDS encoding DUF6962 family protein, whose product MIFSHILSGSILAGAGVGVFWHFFGRISLFNRLLWGFFLLTTSVAALIGVLHFAGNESLEPLHHSMIILSDTLGVVCVVTAVYALLNQRTLSLFSFVSTVLFGLFLFISLLLPDVRVFTPIVPSMGILVLMLLAVFSLLQRNKRGLWVVLAAMMMGLATKADSFNGFIHPTDFYHYATTLALWFFGKASDWRIGNRQTRLKRSA is encoded by the coding sequence ATGATTTTTTCGCACATCCTTTCCGGCTCCATTCTGGCCGGGGCGGGCGTCGGAGTGTTCTGGCACTTTTTTGGACGCATTTCCCTGTTCAACCGGTTGCTATGGGGCTTTTTTTTGCTAACTACCTCCGTGGCAGCTCTAATTGGTGTTCTGCATTTTGCAGGCAATGAATCACTGGAGCCATTGCATCACTCCATGATTATACTGTCTGATACACTGGGAGTTGTGTGCGTTGTAACGGCAGTTTATGCACTCTTGAACCAACGTACTCTTTCGCTTTTCTCCTTCGTGTCAACGGTACTTTTTGGTTTATTTTTATTTATTTCCCTCTTACTTCCCGATGTACGTGTTTTCACGCCAATTGTCCCATCGATGGGTATTTTGGTGTTGATGCTACTGGCAGTTTTTTCGCTTCTTCAACGAAACAAACGAGGCTTATGGGTTGTACTAGCCGCTATGATGATGGGATTGGCAACAAAAGCCGATTCATTCAATGGATTTATTCACCCAACCGATTTTTATCATTATGCTACAACACTAGCCCTGTGGTTTTTTGGTAAAGCTTCTGATTGGCGCATTGGAAACCGACAAACTCGCTTGAAGCGATCCGCTTGA
- a CDS encoding DUF4271 domain-containing protein produces the protein MKERESERVNKKGNNYALISLFRSFTLSLFFISIATAQPRATGIGPEGRYYLIHNFRDDFQVYDEGAKAYIPYIIEQHADQTALSAYIDLESNRHYNLLISTRRDGYLFINAALKRKLRADRWEVLSIDSLFRVYRQPEIFLTIYGAPGLDDKRLYIGYPKSATQKQVVLGDDNLSVRPRPQTIYDNFLSLGLLFLLATHAFLFAIYHRAFLRFYSFRDLVSLRAQEESFLINRPLSSTNLLFTLNVSFVIAYLIVFVQSRNLDVFASRTLLLGEQHFGWLIGEFLLLSGAAFLSLVGKYVLLEVMGGLYKLQDIIHVHYFKILQSSLLFFTALALLLSIITVNAPTLLWVPKMLLLPLIGFYLGRLMLLYLVIRSLEPIKNLYLFSYLCIVELIPLIIGLRFAL, from the coding sequence GTGAAAGAGCGAGAGAGCGAAAGAGTGAACAAAAAGGGAAACAACTATGCCCTAATATCGCTCTTTCGCTCTTTCACTCTTTCACTCTTTTTTATTTCTATCGCTACAGCCCAACCCCGTGCCACAGGCATTGGACCAGAGGGACGTTATTACCTTATCCACAATTTTCGAGATGATTTTCAGGTGTACGACGAAGGTGCCAAAGCCTATATTCCGTACATTATCGAACAACACGCCGACCAAACGGCACTGAGTGCCTATATCGACCTCGAAAGTAATCGGCATTATAATTTATTGATCTCGACCCGTCGGGATGGCTATCTGTTTATTAATGCCGCCCTTAAACGTAAACTTCGCGCCGATCGCTGGGAGGTGTTAAGTATCGATAGTTTGTTCCGGGTGTACCGCCAACCAGAAATTTTTCTGACCATTTACGGCGCCCCGGGCCTTGATGACAAACGGTTGTATATTGGCTATCCCAAGTCAGCTACGCAGAAGCAAGTTGTGCTAGGTGATGATAATTTGAGCGTACGGCCACGCCCGCAAACAATCTACGATAACTTTTTGAGCTTGGGCCTCCTGTTTTTATTGGCTACACATGCTTTTCTGTTTGCTATTTACCATCGGGCTTTTTTACGGTTTTACAGCTTTCGTGATCTGGTTTCACTGCGGGCGCAAGAGGAGTCATTTCTGATCAATCGCCCCTTGAGCAGCACGAACTTGCTCTTCACGCTGAATGTTAGTTTTGTCATTGCCTACCTGATCGTTTTTGTCCAAAGCCGTAACCTCGACGTATTTGCCTCGCGCACTTTATTGCTTGGAGAACAGCATTTTGGCTGGTTGATTGGCGAGTTTTTACTACTGAGTGGAGCCGCATTCTTAAGCTTGGTTGGCAAATATGTTCTGCTTGAAGTTATGGGCGGTTTGTATAAATTACAGGATATAATTCACGTTCATTACTTCAAAATACTCCAATCGTCCCTATTGTTTTTTACGGCACTGGCCCTGTTGCTGTCAATAATCACGGTCAATGCGCCAACCCTCTTGTGGGTACCGAAGATGTTGTTATTGCCTTTGATTGGGTTTTACCTGGGGCGTCTGATGTTGCTTTATCTGGTCATCCGAAGTTTAGAGCCTATCAAGAATCTTTATTTATTTTCGTACCTTTGCATCGTTGAATTGATTCCACTTATAATTGGTTTGCGTTTCGCATTGTAA
- the sucD gene encoding succinate--CoA ligase subunit alpha: MSVLVNKDSKVIVQGFTGSEGSFHAQQMIEYGTNVVGGVTPGKGGQTHLDRPVFNTVQQSVEQAGANVSIIFVPPAFAADAIMEAAEAGIKVIICITEGIPTEDMVAVKNYLSDKDVRLIGPNCPGVMTAEECKVGIMPGFIFKKGTIGIVSKSGTLTYEAVDQLTKAGLGQSTAIGIGGDPIIGTTTKEAVELLMNDPDTEAIVMIGEIGGGMEAEAARWIKADGNRKPVVGFIAGQTAPKGRRMGHAGAIVGGADDTAAAKMAIMEECGIHVVESPALIGDTMLKALGK, from the coding sequence ATGAGCGTTTTAGTCAACAAAGACTCCAAAGTTATCGTCCAGGGCTTTACCGGCTCGGAAGGCAGTTTTCATGCCCAGCAGATGATCGAATACGGCACCAACGTTGTTGGGGGCGTAACGCCTGGTAAAGGCGGCCAAACGCACCTTGACCGGCCCGTGTTTAACACTGTTCAGCAGTCTGTCGAGCAGGCAGGAGCGAATGTCTCTATCATTTTTGTGCCACCGGCTTTTGCCGCTGATGCCATTATGGAGGCTGCCGAAGCCGGAATTAAGGTTATCATCTGTATTACCGAAGGTATCCCGACGGAGGATATGGTTGCTGTTAAAAACTATCTTTCGGACAAAGATGTTCGGCTAATTGGTCCTAACTGCCCTGGTGTTATGACGGCCGAAGAATGCAAAGTAGGTATCATGCCGGGCTTTATCTTCAAGAAAGGAACCATTGGCATCGTTTCTAAATCAGGAACGTTAACCTACGAAGCCGTTGACCAATTGACAAAAGCGGGTCTGGGCCAATCGACGGCTATCGGTATCGGTGGAGACCCCATTATTGGTACAACGACCAAAGAAGCGGTCGAATTGCTGATGAACGATCCTGATACAGAAGCTATTGTAATGATCGGCGAAATTGGTGGCGGTATGGAAGCGGAAGCTGCTCGCTGGATTAAAGCCGACGGTAACCGGAAGCCTGTTGTAGGCTTCATTGCTGGCCAGACTGCACCGAAAGGTCGCCGGATGGGTCACGCGGGTGCTATTGTTGGTGGAGCTGACGATACCGCTGCAGCAAAAATGGCCATCATGGAAGAATGTGGTATTCACGTCGTTGAATCCCCTGCACTGATCGGCGACACGATGTTGAAAGCGTTAGGAAAATAA
- the porL gene encoding type IX secretion system motor protein PorL/GldL yields the protein MAAEKSTSFFWDRLVPTIYSAGAAVVIAGAWAKITHNEQFGWLLTAGLLTEVVIFALYAVQSFTMPVTAGDGYAWERVYPELAEDFKGEARKPAPQANGLTGNMDQMLAQAKVTPDVFERLGSGFRNLNDTVSKLSDLTDATVATNDYAKNVKSASSSIGEMNKSYGTAITAMNSMADATTDAKDYRDQFQKVTKNMGALNAVYELELQDTNKHLKAMNAFYGSLSAAMENMSDASRDTQQFKSELAKLTGNLASLNGVYGSMLTAMRGN from the coding sequence ATGGCAGCAGAAAAGTCCACGAGTTTCTTTTGGGATCGTTTAGTACCAACAATTTATAGTGCAGGTGCCGCCGTCGTTATTGCCGGAGCTTGGGCCAAGATTACGCACAACGAACAATTCGGATGGTTATTGACCGCCGGTCTTTTAACAGAGGTAGTTATTTTTGCCCTGTATGCTGTTCAAAGCTTCACCATGCCAGTAACCGCGGGCGATGGATATGCCTGGGAACGGGTATATCCTGAACTAGCAGAGGATTTCAAAGGTGAAGCACGTAAACCCGCTCCGCAAGCGAATGGCTTGACCGGAAATATGGATCAGATGCTCGCTCAGGCCAAAGTTACCCCCGACGTTTTCGAACGGTTAGGCTCAGGCTTCCGTAACTTGAATGACACCGTATCTAAACTTTCTGATCTTACTGATGCAACGGTTGCAACCAACGACTATGCAAAGAACGTTAAATCGGCGTCGAGTTCGATTGGTGAGATGAATAAATCATACGGTACAGCGATCACAGCCATGAATTCAATGGCCGACGCGACGACCGATGCCAAAGACTATCGTGATCAATTTCAGAAAGTAACCAAAAATATGGGCGCTCTTAACGCCGTATATGAGTTGGAGTTACAGGACACAAACAAACACCTGAAAGCAATGAACGCTTTCTATGGTAGCCTGTCGGCCGCGATGGAGAACATGAGTGATGCCAGCCGCGATACACAGCAGTTTAAAAGTGAACTGGCCAAATTGACTGGAAATTTAGCTTCCCTGAATGGCGTATACGGCAGTATGCTGACAGCCATGCGTGGCAACTAG